One Meriones unguiculatus strain TT.TT164.6M chromosome 5, Bangor_MerUng_6.1, whole genome shotgun sequence DNA segment encodes these proteins:
- the LOC110564839 gene encoding small ribosomal subunit protein uS8-like: MVHMNVLADALKSINNAVKRGKRQVLIRPCSKVIFQVLTVMMKHGYFGEFEIIDDHRDGKIVVTLTGRLNKCGVVRPRFDVQLKDLEKWQNNLLPSGHFSLIVLATSAGITDHEQARQKHTGGKILGFFF; this comes from the coding sequence ATGGTGCACATGAATGTCCTGGCAGATGCTCTCAAGAGTATCAACAATGCTGTGAAGAGAGGCAAACGCCAGGTCCTCATCAGGCCATGCTCCAAAGTCATCTTTCAGGTCCTAACTGTGATGATGAAACACGGTTACTTTGGTGAATTTGAGATCATTGATGACCACAGAGATGGGAAAATTGTTGTGACCCTCACAGGCAGGTTGAACAAGTGTGGCGTGGTCAGGCCTAGATTTGATGTGCAACTCAAAGACCTAGAAAAATGGCAGAACAATCTGCTCCCGTCTGGTCATTTCAGCCTCATTGTACTGGCAACCTCAGCTGGCATCACGGACCATGAACAAGCAAGACAAAAACACACAGGAGGGAAAATCCTGGGATTCTTTTTCTAG
- the LOC110543539 gene encoding killer cell lectin-like receptor subfamily B member 1B allele C has translation MDTSVVYADLNLARTPEPTQTSSPSLPPDTCRCPRWHRLALKFVCAGLILLVLGVIGLSVLVLSLLQNTSAEKSSVDVQVNRTKPAESPAKSMCPKDWIPHRHKCIHFSQVSNTWKEGMDDCDQKGATLLLVQDQEELRFLQNQTKDFIFWIGLRYELPDKTWKWINNSALSSDVVQVTGEAKADSCGSISKDKVVSEDCGSDNRWICQKEPKRDTMCNDS, from the exons ATGGACACCTCAGTGGTCTATGCTGACTTAAACCTAGCCAggaccccagagcccacacagaCATCATCTCCATCTCTTCCCCCAG ACACCTGTCGGTGCCCACGCTGGCATCGGTTGGCTCTGAAATTCGTCTGTGCTGGGCTCATCCTTCTTGTCCTGGGGGTGATTGGACTCAGTGTCTTAG TGCTATCACTGCTCCAAAACACATCAGCAGAAAAAAGCAGTGTGGATGTTCAAGTGAACAGGACAAAACCAGCAG AGAGTCCAGCTAAGTCAATGTGCCCAAAAGACTGGATtccacacagacataaatgcataCATTTTTCTCAAGTttccaacacttggaaggaaggTATGGATGACTGTGATCAGAAAGGAGCCACTTTGCTGCTTGTTCAAGACCAAGAAGAGCTG AGATTCCTACAGAACCAGACAAAAGACTTTATATTTTGGATTGGACTAAGATATGAATTGCCTGACAAGACCTGGAAGTGGATAAACAACTCTGCTTTAAGCTCTGATGT agTACAAGTTACGGGTGAAGCTAAAGCAGACAGCTGTGGTTCCATCTCAAAGGACAAAGTGGTTTCTGAGGACTGTGGTTCAGACAACCGCTGGATCTGCCAAAAGGAACCAAAACGTGATACCATGTGCAATGACTCCTGA